A DNA window from Porphyromonas gingivalis ATCC 33277 contains the following coding sequences:
- a CDS encoding NAD kinase — protein MKKIAIFGSRHKSEQGASIKALILKLEEAGTPLYIERKFLSFLEQDLDFHPAICGVIDTLPEHIDYVICMGGDGTFLRTAHQIGVSQIPVLGVNTGRLGFLTDVDCHEASELITRLLDGDFTIETRSLLEVTEDNGSSPSYALNEAAILKRETGSMIRVNACLNDDYLAAYDADGLVVATPSGSTAYSLSGNGPIIMPACRNFVLTPIAPHSLNMRPLVVPDDTAIRLEVDSRSRNYLLVLDGRTRTLPCDTSILLKRAPHTLRMIRLRPHSFAETLRRKLMWGAAVR, from the coding sequence ATGAAGAAAATAGCCATATTCGGCAGCCGTCACAAGAGCGAACAGGGAGCTTCCATCAAGGCTTTGATCCTGAAGCTGGAAGAAGCCGGCACACCTCTTTATATAGAGCGCAAATTCCTCTCCTTTCTTGAGCAGGATCTGGACTTCCATCCGGCCATTTGCGGAGTGATAGACACCCTGCCCGAGCATATCGACTACGTGATCTGTATGGGCGGTGACGGTACATTCCTGCGCACGGCGCATCAAATCGGCGTTTCGCAGATCCCTGTCTTGGGCGTAAATACCGGCCGACTGGGCTTCCTCACCGATGTCGATTGCCACGAGGCTTCGGAGCTGATCACACGCCTGCTGGACGGCGACTTCACCATCGAGACCCGTTCCCTGCTGGAAGTGACCGAAGACAACGGCTCCTCTCCCTCCTACGCCCTGAACGAAGCAGCCATACTCAAGCGTGAAACCGGTTCGATGATTCGGGTGAATGCCTGCCTCAACGACGACTATCTGGCGGCTTACGATGCCGACGGCCTCGTAGTGGCCACGCCCTCCGGCTCCACAGCCTACTCGCTGAGCGGGAACGGGCCTATCATCATGCCTGCCTGTCGGAACTTCGTCCTTACGCCCATCGCCCCCCACTCGCTGAATATGCGTCCGCTGGTCGTTCCGGACGATACGGCGATCCGCCTCGAAGTGGATTCGCGCAGTCGGAATTACCTCTTGGTGCTCGACGGACGAACCAGAACGCTGCCCTGCGATACCTCCATCCTGCTCAAACGAGCTCCTCACACGCTGCGAATGATCCGTCTGCGTCCGCACTCCTTCGCCGAAACCCTGAGGCGTAAGCTCATGTGGGGAGCAGCCGTAAGATAA
- the pdxJ gene encoding pyridoxine 5'-phosphate synthase gives MTRLSVNVNKIATLRNARGGNVPDVLRVALDCERFGAQGITVHPRPDERHIRRSDVYDLKKALTTEFNIEGNPDERFIRLIEEIRPEQVTMVPDAPDVLTSNAGWDVARNYDHLCRLVEQFHAWGIRTSIFIDTDLDNISWAAKTGTDRIELYTEPYAAAYHKDMAAAVQPYVKASAHAHSLGLGINAGHDLNLDNLRYFAERLPYLDEVSIGHALIADALYLGLEETIRQYRDQLAL, from the coding sequence ATGACAAGGCTAAGCGTAAACGTAAATAAGATAGCTACCCTCCGCAATGCACGCGGAGGCAATGTCCCCGATGTCCTCCGAGTGGCTCTCGACTGTGAGCGGTTCGGTGCACAGGGGATTACCGTCCATCCGCGTCCCGACGAACGCCATATCCGTCGGTCGGATGTGTACGACCTCAAAAAGGCACTGACCACAGAGTTCAACATAGAGGGCAATCCCGACGAGCGTTTCATCCGTCTGATCGAGGAAATCCGTCCCGAGCAGGTGACCATGGTACCCGATGCTCCCGATGTCCTGACCTCCAATGCCGGATGGGATGTAGCCCGAAACTACGACCATCTCTGCCGTCTGGTGGAGCAGTTCCATGCCTGGGGTATCAGGACTTCCATATTCATCGATACCGACTTGGACAATATCTCGTGGGCTGCCAAGACAGGTACAGACCGGATAGAGCTTTACACCGAGCCGTATGCAGCCGCCTATCATAAGGACATGGCTGCTGCCGTACAGCCCTATGTCAAGGCTTCGGCACACGCTCATTCGCTCGGTCTCGGTATCAATGCCGGACACGATTTGAATCTGGACAACCTCCGTTACTTTGCCGAACGACTGCCCTATTTGGACGAAGTTTCCATCGGCCATGCACTGATTGCCGATGCTCTCTATTTGGGACTGGAGGAGACTATCAGACAATATCGAGACCAACTTGCGTTATAA
- a CDS encoding MotA/TolQ/ExbB proton channel family protein, protein MNIPSIPFLQIPVQSAGTPIDSLATVNTPVTTPTEATLSIMDLALKGGWIMIVLAALSLLAIYIFVRKVMEIRAAGREDNSFMERIKDYIHEGKIESAMRLCQDRATPSARMIAKGITRLGRPMNDILVAVENTGNIEIGKLEKGLPIIATIAAGAPMIGFLGTVTGMVRAFFDMANAGNGGVDVALLSGGIYEALVTTVGGLVVGIVTLFAYNYLVAQVDKVVNKMETKTLEFMDLLNEPIKK, encoded by the coding sequence ATGAATATTCCAAGCATTCCCTTTCTGCAAATTCCCGTTCAGTCGGCAGGGACTCCTATCGACTCCCTTGCTACCGTCAATACTCCCGTTACCACACCGACAGAAGCTACCCTGTCCATTATGGATCTGGCTCTCAAAGGCGGTTGGATCATGATCGTATTGGCTGCCCTTTCGCTCTTGGCCATCTACATATTCGTTCGCAAGGTGATGGAGATCAGGGCTGCCGGCAGAGAAGACAATTCGTTCATGGAGCGGATCAAGGATTATATCCACGAGGGTAAGATAGAATCGGCCATGCGTCTTTGTCAGGACAGGGCTACCCCTTCTGCCCGTATGATAGCCAAGGGGATCACCCGACTGGGACGACCGATGAACGACATACTGGTAGCCGTCGAGAATACCGGAAACATCGAAATTGGTAAGCTGGAAAAAGGACTGCCTATTATTGCTACCATTGCAGCCGGAGCACCTATGATCGGTTTCTTGGGTACCGTAACGGGTATGGTGCGTGCTTTCTTCGATATGGCCAATGCCGGTAACGGCGGGGTGGACGTAGCTCTCCTCTCGGGAGGTATATACGAAGCCTTGGTAACGACTGTAGGCGGTCTCGTTGTCGGTATCGTAACGCTTTTTGCCTACAACTATCTCGTAGCTCAGGTGGATAAGGTCGTCAATAAGATGGAAACCAAGACTCTTGAGTTTATGGATCTCCTTAACGAACCCATCAAAAAATGA
- a CDS encoding ExbD/TolR family protein, whose protein sequence is MSLKRKTKVTEVFSMASMTDVIFLLLIFFMVTSTLIVPNALRVSLPSANKQPAPEAPLARITISEDMRYFAAFGQDKGHEVAFEEILPLLLQEQSRNPEMYVAIYADENVPYREIVKVLSMAGENKMKVVLATKAQSKK, encoded by the coding sequence ATGAGTCTGAAACGTAAAACCAAGGTCACAGAGGTTTTTAGCATGGCTTCTATGACCGACGTGATTTTCCTGCTGCTCATCTTCTTCATGGTGACCAGTACGCTCATCGTACCCAATGCGCTACGCGTATCTCTTCCCTCTGCCAATAAACAGCCTGCCCCCGAAGCTCCTTTGGCGCGGATCACCATTTCAGAAGATATGCGCTATTTCGCCGCTTTCGGTCAGGACAAAGGGCATGAGGTCGCTTTCGAGGAGATACTTCCCCTCTTGCTTCAGGAGCAAAGTCGCAATCCCGAAATGTACGTAGCCATATATGCCGATGAGAATGTCCCGTATCGTGAGATCGTGAAGGTGTTGAGTATGGCCGGGGAGAACAAGATGAAGGTGGTGTTGGCCACCAAAGCCCAAAGTAAAAAGTAA
- a CDS encoding energy transducer TonB family protein codes for MQQEKVKRNAVAIAVSVGAHVALIALLFVLHLRAAPREEPEELILVNFGITELSSGAFEPAPQETASNPDVQTEQTPTQKQPVVKKQQAPAESDLRQDVEPAPHLAKAEKARQEAEMKRKREAEEARKRAEAAAEAERKRKAEAGKAINNNVAGAFGRGAEQGNTQGSGTQANGNQGNPGGSGSSYSLTGRTIVGNGGYPEKPRYSKPIRGTVRVNIVVNNAGRVTDASIRLRGTNITDAAAQRAAIEAAKTTRFNAIAGGGDQEGVITYHFDIK; via the coding sequence ATGCAACAAGAGAAAGTCAAACGCAATGCCGTTGCCATAGCCGTATCGGTGGGGGCACATGTCGCACTGATCGCCCTCTTGTTCGTGCTGCATCTTCGTGCCGCTCCGCGCGAAGAACCGGAAGAACTGATACTCGTCAATTTCGGAATCACGGAGCTTTCGTCCGGAGCTTTCGAGCCGGCACCACAGGAAACGGCATCCAATCCCGATGTACAAACGGAACAAACTCCAACGCAAAAACAGCCCGTAGTCAAAAAGCAGCAGGCACCGGCCGAATCTGATCTGCGTCAGGACGTAGAGCCGGCACCTCACTTGGCCAAAGCCGAAAAGGCCCGTCAAGAGGCTGAAATGAAACGCAAGCGTGAAGCCGAAGAGGCTCGCAAACGGGCAGAGGCTGCGGCGGAAGCCGAGCGCAAGCGCAAGGCCGAAGCAGGCAAGGCCATCAATAATAATGTGGCTGGAGCATTCGGACGGGGCGCCGAGCAAGGCAATACGCAAGGTTCGGGCACGCAAGCCAATGGCAATCAGGGCAATCCCGGAGGTAGCGGTTCTTCGTACTCGCTTACCGGCCGTACTATCGTGGGCAATGGCGGCTATCCGGAAAAGCCTCGCTACAGCAAACCGATTCGAGGAACGGTACGAGTAAACATCGTAGTAAACAATGCCGGACGTGTGACCGATGCTTCCATCCGTCTGCGCGGTACCAATATCACGGATGCTGCCGCCCAGCGAGCAGCTATAGAAGCGGCCAAGACTACTCGCTTCAATGCCATAGCGGGTGGTGGAGATCAGGAGGGAGTGATCACCTATCATTTCGACATCAAGTAA
- a CDS encoding DJ-1 family glyoxalase III — protein sequence MKKTALVFLAPGFEETEAVGTLDILRRGGVVAEFVSITDSLYVEGANGITVKADRLMTDLPAVDALVLPGGLPGADNLNSCEPLRRLLSEHYAAQKLVAAICAAPLVFGGLGFVCGRKATCYPGFESKLEGADYTGEAATRDGHVITGKGPACVFAFAIEVVRYLCGDQVADEIATGTLFR from the coding sequence ATGAAAAAGACAGCATTAGTATTTCTGGCTCCCGGTTTCGAAGAGACCGAAGCCGTAGGCACGCTCGATATTCTTCGTCGGGGAGGTGTAGTCGCCGAATTTGTTTCCATTACGGATTCGCTCTATGTAGAGGGAGCCAACGGGATCACCGTCAAAGCCGATCGCCTGATGACCGATTTGCCGGCAGTGGATGCTTTGGTTTTGCCGGGAGGACTCCCCGGAGCAGATAATCTGAACAGCTGTGAACCTCTTCGCCGGCTTCTAAGCGAGCATTATGCCGCGCAAAAGCTTGTGGCTGCTATCTGTGCTGCTCCTCTGGTATTCGGTGGTTTGGGTTTTGTCTGTGGCAGAAAAGCTACTTGCTATCCGGGCTTTGAATCCAAACTCGAAGGAGCCGATTATACGGGTGAAGCTGCCACACGTGACGGACATGTTATTACAGGCAAAGGCCCTGCCTGCGTCTTTGCATTTGCCATAGAAGTGGTTCGTTACCTCTGCGGTGATCAGGTAGCCGATGAGATCGCTACCGGTACACTCTTCAGATAA
- the prmA gene encoding 50S ribosomal protein L11 methyltransferase has translation MKYIAYTFELTHRPDELTLETAYDLLSAELAEIGFESFEQNETCLRAYIPVSTDIASDIPTLLEQFPLPGLLWQYSSEIQPDINWNEQWEKNFFRPIRIEDKCLVRAPFHPTDPDIPLELIISPRMAFGTGHHETTSLMMSYLLDMDLRGLRVLDMGCGTGILAILARKLGASSVTAIDIDDWCIRNTSENAALNDIRDIDVRIGDASLLADCPIFDLIIANINRNILLNDMSAYRSRLGNGGTLLLSGFYTEDIPILTECAEILGLTLSETRSRNNWAALRFTPDPPKR, from the coding sequence ATGAAATACATCGCATACACATTCGAACTCACACACCGTCCGGATGAACTGACTTTGGAGACGGCATACGACCTGCTTAGTGCCGAACTTGCCGAAATAGGATTCGAGAGTTTCGAGCAAAACGAGACTTGCCTTCGTGCTTATATCCCTGTCTCCACCGATATAGCATCCGACATTCCTACGCTATTGGAGCAGTTTCCACTGCCGGGGCTTCTGTGGCAATACTCATCCGAGATCCAACCGGATATCAACTGGAACGAACAGTGGGAAAAGAACTTCTTCCGCCCCATTCGGATCGAAGACAAATGCCTCGTAAGAGCACCTTTCCATCCGACCGATCCGGATATACCGCTCGAACTGATTATTTCTCCTCGAATGGCCTTTGGGACAGGACACCATGAGACCACTTCGCTGATGATGAGCTATCTTCTCGATATGGATTTGCGAGGCTTGAGAGTTCTGGACATGGGTTGCGGTACGGGAATCCTTGCCATCTTAGCTCGCAAGCTGGGAGCCTCTTCTGTCACAGCCATAGACATAGACGACTGGTGCATACGCAACACGAGCGAGAATGCAGCTCTCAATGATATTCGGGATATTGATGTTCGTATAGGTGACGCATCTCTTCTTGCCGACTGTCCGATATTCGATCTGATTATCGCAAACATCAACCGTAATATTCTGCTGAACGATATGTCTGCATACAGATCCCGACTCGGTAATGGCGGCACCCTGCTGTTAAGCGGTTTCTATACGGAGGATATACCGATCCTTACAGAATGTGCCGAAATACTAGGTCTGACTCTTTCGGAAACACGCTCACGTAACAACTGGGCTGCACTGCGGTTTACCCCCGACCCTCCTAAAAGATAA
- a CDS encoding MATE family efflux transporter, translating to MGSIRLQNLTEGEIKGRLLRLALPIMGTSFVQMAYSFTDMAWLGRLGSKSVAAVGIVAVLTWLSSSISSINKTGSEVTIGHSLGKGAIEEARRYASHNVSMSLLISSVIALLFFLFPHLFLGIYHLEDDVHALALTYLRIVACGLPFTFAATAFSGIYNGAGLSSIPFKVSSTGLVLNMILDPLLIFGLGWGTIGAAIATLIAQVFVFVLFFYRLRRQDKLLDCFPFFVRPDNIHSGRILRIGLPVAALNSLFAIINMMLGRLASQQGGHIGVATLTTGGQLEAITWNTSQGFSTALATFVAHNYAARQGKRIFSAYRYTLLYCSIFGILGTVLFVFFGNEVFRLVVPEKEAYLSGGIYLRISGYSQLLMMLEIATQGLFYGTARTVFPAVISIGGNLLRIPLALLLIGMGFGPESVWWAISLSSMLKGLAIVCGLPYLNRRIKLHSQLLPSSQ from the coding sequence ATGGGTAGTATCCGACTGCAAAACCTCACAGAAGGGGAAATAAAAGGACGTCTGCTCCGACTGGCTCTGCCCATCATGGGTACTTCCTTCGTGCAGATGGCCTATAGCTTTACCGATATGGCCTGGTTAGGCCGGTTGGGTAGCAAGTCCGTGGCAGCCGTAGGTATTGTGGCGGTACTGACGTGGCTCTCCAGTTCCATATCATCAATCAATAAGACCGGCAGTGAGGTGACGATAGGCCACAGCCTCGGCAAGGGGGCCATCGAGGAAGCACGACGATACGCTTCGCACAACGTTTCGATGTCCCTACTGATCTCCTCCGTCATCGCTCTTTTGTTTTTCCTTTTCCCACACCTTTTCCTCGGTATATACCATTTGGAGGACGATGTACACGCTTTGGCTCTTACCTACCTGCGCATAGTGGCATGCGGCCTGCCTTTCACCTTTGCAGCCACCGCATTCAGCGGTATCTACAACGGAGCCGGACTCAGCTCCATACCCTTCAAGGTCAGTAGCACGGGGTTGGTACTCAATATGATTCTGGATCCCTTGCTGATATTCGGTTTGGGATGGGGGACGATCGGAGCGGCCATAGCCACGCTGATCGCTCAGGTATTCGTATTCGTTCTATTCTTTTACAGGCTCAGACGGCAGGATAAGCTGTTGGATTGCTTCCCGTTCTTCGTCCGACCGGACAATATACATAGCGGTCGCATCTTGCGTATCGGCCTGCCTGTAGCTGCTCTCAACTCCCTCTTCGCCATCATCAATATGATGCTTGGCCGTCTGGCTTCGCAGCAAGGAGGACATATCGGAGTGGCAACGCTGACAACAGGCGGACAACTGGAAGCCATCACTTGGAACACTTCGCAAGGATTCAGTACGGCACTGGCTACTTTCGTGGCTCATAATTACGCTGCCCGTCAGGGCAAACGTATATTTTCTGCCTACCGTTATACCCTACTCTACTGCTCCATTTTCGGTATTCTCGGCACAGTGCTTTTCGTTTTCTTCGGTAATGAAGTCTTCCGACTCGTGGTACCGGAAAAAGAAGCCTATCTGTCGGGAGGTATTTATCTGCGCATCAGTGGCTATTCCCAGCTACTGATGATGCTGGAAATAGCCACTCAAGGCCTGTTCTACGGGACGGCACGGACGGTTTTCCCGGCCGTTATCAGTATCGGGGGGAACCTCCTGCGGATTCCGCTGGCTCTGCTGCTTATCGGTATGGGCTTCGGACCGGAATCCGTATGGTGGGCGATCAGCCTCTCATCCATGCTCAAAGGCTTGGCCATCGTGTGTGGACTGCCCTATCTCAACAGACGTATCAAACTACACAGCCAACTTCTACCCTCTTCGCAATGA
- the thiL gene encoding thiamine-phosphate kinase, giving the protein MKRTEISSLGEFGLIRHLTDCVRLKNPGTLKGIGDDAAVISFDEGMKALVTTDMLLEGIHFDLTYTPLKHLGYKSAIVNFSDIYAMNGTPRQLTVSIGVSARFSVEDIEQIYQGILTACDVYGVDLVGGDTSASLTGLCLSLTCIGEAREEEIVYRSGAKPTDLICVSGDLGAAYMGLQLLEREKAVYQGEKDFAPDFAGHEYILERQLKPEARKDIVEKLRSAGIKPTAMMDISDGLSSELLHIAHAGKVGIRIYDDKLPIDYQTAAMAEEFNMNLSTAALNGGEDYELLFTVPLTRLDDIQRIEGIHLIGHITEEADGHLLVARDGTEITLVAQGWNAAKALNG; this is encoded by the coding sequence ATGAAACGTACCGAAATATCTTCTCTGGGTGAGTTCGGACTCATCCGGCACCTCACCGATTGTGTCCGGCTGAAAAACCCCGGTACCCTCAAAGGCATAGGGGACGATGCTGCCGTCATCTCATTCGATGAAGGCATGAAAGCACTTGTCACTACCGATATGCTCCTCGAAGGAATCCACTTCGACCTCACTTATACCCCTCTCAAACATTTGGGATACAAGAGTGCAATCGTAAACTTCTCCGACATATATGCCATGAACGGGACACCACGGCAGCTGACGGTTTCCATAGGTGTATCGGCACGATTCTCGGTAGAGGATATCGAACAGATCTATCAGGGTATCCTCACGGCCTGCGATGTCTACGGCGTAGACCTCGTAGGAGGCGATACTTCGGCTTCGCTCACCGGATTGTGTCTGAGCCTGACCTGCATCGGGGAGGCACGAGAAGAGGAAATAGTATATCGCAGTGGAGCCAAACCGACCGATCTGATCTGCGTGAGCGGAGACCTCGGCGCAGCCTATATGGGACTCCAGCTACTGGAGCGTGAGAAAGCGGTCTATCAGGGAGAAAAAGACTTTGCACCGGATTTCGCCGGTCATGAGTACATACTCGAAAGACAGCTGAAACCGGAAGCGCGCAAAGACATTGTGGAGAAGTTGCGCTCGGCCGGCATCAAACCGACTGCCATGATGGACATTTCGGACGGGCTATCGTCCGAACTCCTCCATATAGCGCATGCCGGAAAGGTCGGCATCCGTATATATGACGACAAATTGCCTATCGACTACCAGACGGCAGCCATGGCGGAAGAGTTCAATATGAATCTCTCCACAGCCGCTCTGAACGGGGGTGAAGACTACGAATTGTTGTTTACCGTACCTCTCACCCGTCTCGATGATATTCAGCGAATAGAGGGCATCCACCTGATCGGCCATATTACAGAAGAGGCCGACGGTCACCTCCTCGTGGCACGAGACGGAACGGAGATTACCTTGGTAGCGCAAGGATGGAATGCAGCAAAGGCTCTGAATGGGTAG
- the lpxK gene encoding tetraacyldisaccharide 4'-kinase, giving the protein MDAPRINKWLKPLSALYGVGVRLRNYLFDKNVLISNSFDIPIVCVGNITIGGTGKTPHVEYLIRLLHPRYRIAVVSRGYKRKTKGMIVATEGSTAWDIGDEPRQIKRKYPDLTVIVDADRSRAIGYLCDLAEEQRPQLIVLDDGFQHRKVKADLNIVLTDYNRILTKDYLLPAGRLREPAGSIQRADMVILTKCPDDLAPIDLRAAKRDLALYPHQKLFFSKFMYGQGLKPLFSDQSPSAEVRSALAIAGIASPKLFFREIRTRFPSGTDRIYPDHHEFTDREVCLLIQDWHELHRKDANAIVVCTEKDAMRLALRQSSFPQEMQERFYYLPVEVKLMFDQEKVFVDRLLGVIQHKK; this is encoded by the coding sequence ATGGATGCGCCTCGTATCAACAAGTGGCTCAAACCGCTTTCCGCCCTCTACGGGGTGGGCGTGAGGTTGCGCAACTACCTCTTCGACAAGAACGTCCTGATTTCGAACTCTTTCGACATCCCTATCGTCTGTGTAGGCAATATCACCATCGGCGGCACCGGTAAGACACCCCACGTAGAATACCTGATTCGGCTCCTGCATCCACGCTATCGCATAGCGGTGGTTAGTCGCGGCTATAAGCGGAAAACCAAAGGGATGATCGTTGCAACCGAAGGATCGACTGCATGGGATATAGGAGACGAACCTCGTCAGATCAAACGAAAATATCCGGACCTGACCGTCATCGTAGATGCTGACCGGAGCAGAGCCATCGGCTATCTATGCGATCTGGCAGAAGAGCAAAGGCCACAGCTCATCGTTCTGGACGATGGCTTCCAACACCGTAAGGTGAAAGCAGACCTGAACATAGTACTCACAGACTACAACCGTATTCTGACCAAAGACTATCTGCTTCCGGCCGGTCGTCTGAGAGAACCTGCCGGCTCTATACAGCGTGCCGATATGGTAATCCTGACCAAATGCCCCGATGATCTTGCTCCCATAGATCTTAGAGCAGCCAAACGCGACTTGGCCTTATACCCGCATCAGAAGCTGTTCTTCTCCAAATTCATGTACGGACAAGGACTGAAGCCTTTGTTTTCCGATCAGTCTCCTTCGGCAGAAGTACGCTCTGCGCTGGCTATCGCCGGAATAGCAAGTCCGAAACTGTTCTTCCGAGAAATACGCACCCGATTCCCCTCCGGAACGGATCGCATCTATCCGGATCATCATGAGTTTACCGACAGAGAGGTCTGTTTGCTCATCCAAGATTGGCACGAACTGCATCGGAAAGACGCCAATGCCATAGTGGTATGTACCGAGAAAGATGCCATGCGACTGGCCCTACGACAATCTTCTTTTCCGCAAGAGATGCAGGAAAGATTTTATTACCTGCCGGTGGAAGTAAAACTGATGTTCGATCAGGAAAAAGTATTTGTCGATAGGCTACTGGGAGTCATTCAACACAAAAAATAA